One window of Cohnella hashimotonis genomic DNA carries:
- a CDS encoding TetR/AcrR family transcriptional regulator has product MSDKTEVPNNGLETHEPANRRVRADAQRNINALLQSAMTVFATSGVDAPVREIAEKAGVGVGTVYRHFPQRSDLIVAVFHNEVDTCADAAADLSAKYEPAEALARWMQRYVDFIANKRGLASALGSGNPEYETLPAYFEKRLNPVLRNLLDTAATAGELRADVEPYDLLRAAASLCTGIHNGDAKFTRQMVALLVDGLRYRASASAGASS; this is encoded by the coding sequence ATGAGCGATAAAACGGAAGTCCCCAATAATGGCTTGGAGACTCACGAACCTGCGAATCGACGCGTACGCGCCGACGCGCAGCGCAACATCAATGCTTTGCTCCAGTCCGCGATGACGGTGTTCGCAACTTCGGGAGTGGACGCGCCGGTGCGGGAGATCGCCGAGAAGGCCGGCGTTGGCGTCGGCACGGTTTACCGCCATTTTCCGCAGCGCTCGGACCTGATCGTGGCCGTCTTTCACAACGAAGTCGATACTTGCGCGGATGCAGCGGCCGATTTGTCCGCCAAGTATGAGCCTGCTGAGGCGCTGGCACGATGGATGCAGCGATATGTGGACTTCATTGCGAATAAACGGGGACTCGCTTCGGCGCTTGGCTCGGGCAATCCGGAATACGAAACGCTGCCTGCATACTTCGAAAAGCGACTGAATCCCGTGCTGCGAAACTTGCTTGATACCGCGGCGACTGCCGGTGAACTGCGCGCCGACGTCGAGCCATATGACTTGCTGCGGGCTGCAGCGAGCCTCTGCACGGGGATACACAACGGCGATGCTAAGTTTACTCGGCAAATGGTTGCTTTGCTCGTAGATGGGCTACGCTACCGCGCAAGCGCGTCGGCAGGCGCGTCCTCCTAG
- a CDS encoding alpha/beta hydrolase family protein, translating into MEIKNIAPTPVVSVKPVILSAPGRGEDLQIRVSVPASGSELPIIVFSHGFGQSLGSYDPLVDFWSSHGFTVIQPTHLDSRTLNLPPEDPRTPLIWRFRLEDMIRVLDQLDLIEASVPGLSGRLDRDRIAVAGHSWGGQTASMLLGARVLDPEGVPGEDMTDPRIKAGVLLATPGKGGADLSPFAAEHFPFMHPSFENMRTPTFVAAGDRDQSLLSTRGPDWFTDPYFLSPGSKSLLTLFGAEHSLGGIHAYNAKDTTDENPEGVAALRALALAFLRTALYPEDLAWPEAREALMDASNPLGRVEWK; encoded by the coding sequence ATGGAAATCAAAAATATCGCACCAACGCCAGTCGTCTCGGTGAAGCCGGTCATCCTATCGGCCCCGGGCCGCGGAGAGGATCTGCAGATTCGTGTGTCTGTACCCGCCAGTGGGAGCGAATTGCCTATTATCGTATTCTCGCACGGCTTCGGCCAGTCGCTCGGAAGCTACGACCCATTGGTCGATTTCTGGTCTTCCCATGGCTTCACAGTCATTCAACCCACCCATCTGGACTCGAGGACGCTGAACCTTCCTCCGGAAGATCCGCGCACGCCGTTGATCTGGCGTTTCCGACTCGAGGACATGATACGCGTCCTCGACCAGCTTGATCTCATTGAAGCTTCCGTTCCCGGCCTTAGTGGGCGTCTCGATCGAGATCGCATCGCAGTAGCCGGACATTCCTGGGGCGGCCAGACGGCGAGCATGCTGCTCGGCGCGCGCGTCCTCGATCCCGAGGGAGTACCGGGAGAAGACATGACCGACCCGCGGATCAAAGCAGGCGTATTGCTTGCCACGCCCGGCAAGGGCGGAGCCGACTTGAGTCCGTTCGCGGCTGAACACTTCCCCTTCATGCACCCCAGCTTCGAAAATATGCGCACACCTACCTTTGTGGCCGCTGGGGACCGTGACCAGTCCCTACTGTCCACTCGGGGACCGGACTGGTTCACCGATCCGTACTTCTTGAGCCCGGGCAGCAAGAGCCTGCTCACGCTTTTCGGGGCAGAGCACTCGCTTGGCGGCATCCACGCGTACAACGCCAAGGACACGACGGACGAGAACCCCGAAGGCGTGGCAGCGCTGCGGGCGCTTGCCTTGGCCTTTCTTCGCACCGCGCTCTACCCTGAGGACCTTGCTTGGCCTGAAGCCCGTGAAGCCTTGATGGACGCATCCAATCCGCTCGGTCGAGTCGAATGGAAATGA
- a CDS encoding response regulator transcription factor, which yields MKILVVDDEARHRRGMAKMIHALRPEDQVLVANDGASALELVRAEQPDAVLTDIRMPNLDGLSFLKILEDERLQTKVVMISAYNLFEYAQTAIRHGAYDYLLKPVEAEKVENVLSRIEEQLVEQSRQHSEAEALRDRLNLTSPVYRSRLLMSWLNESLTEAERNELDALSWIHESGTVVFSEFRIEPGHRADWDNTAWLQRLEQAWSAIGEASTFSLNVLDEELYQAVTIVRTSRSARASKHEIRRTVASLGAAWAGYGQLSHGVGPDCRCLWTEAPQAYRAAQAARQYNFHDCWNGLMFHDELRPVRAPLLLDGEKLYEALQGSDAQPAVEMCRDAFNQLAANGHAAPDQIKQCAALTLMKIKSRIRDDVDRQIGNALTESALKEVPFCRTFNELMAILETRLREVHDSIGQSRADKSERVVSACLQWIREHAKEELTLERAAEHFFFNASYFSTLIKSRTGKTFSEHVTEARMRKAKELLAANRLKIYEIAAECGYQDTKYFCRVFKKQYGMSPEAYKHTSLPQRSGEA from the coding sequence ATGAAAATACTGGTCGTCGACGACGAGGCGAGGCATCGCAGAGGCATGGCAAAAATGATTCACGCCCTGCGGCCCGAAGATCAAGTGCTTGTCGCGAATGACGGGGCAAGCGCCCTGGAGCTCGTCAGAGCCGAACAACCCGATGCCGTGTTAACCGACATTCGGATGCCGAATCTGGACGGTCTTTCGTTTCTGAAAATACTGGAAGACGAACGTCTCCAGACCAAGGTTGTCATGATCTCGGCTTACAATCTGTTCGAATATGCCCAGACTGCGATACGCCATGGGGCTTACGACTATCTCTTGAAGCCGGTGGAGGCCGAGAAGGTTGAAAACGTACTAAGCCGAATCGAAGAGCAGCTTGTCGAACAATCCCGGCAGCATTCGGAGGCGGAAGCGTTAAGGGATCGGCTGAATCTCACTTCCCCCGTCTATCGCAGCCGCCTTCTAATGTCCTGGCTGAATGAAAGCTTGACGGAGGCGGAGCGGAATGAACTAGATGCGCTCTCGTGGATTCATGAGAGCGGCACGGTTGTTTTCTCGGAATTCCGAATCGAACCCGGACATCGGGCGGATTGGGATAATACGGCATGGCTGCAGCGTTTGGAGCAGGCATGGTCAGCAATCGGAGAAGCGAGCACATTCTCCTTGAACGTGCTGGACGAGGAACTGTACCAGGCGGTTACGATCGTCCGAACGTCCCGGTCAGCCCGGGCAAGCAAGCATGAAATTCGTCGGACGGTCGCCTCCCTGGGGGCAGCGTGGGCCGGATATGGACAGCTCTCCCATGGCGTCGGTCCGGATTGCCGATGCTTATGGACGGAAGCGCCTCAAGCTTACCGCGCGGCGCAAGCGGCCCGGCAATACAACTTTCATGATTGCTGGAACGGCCTTATGTTCCATGACGAGCTTCGTCCGGTCCGGGCGCCGTTGCTTCTTGACGGGGAAAAGCTGTACGAAGCGCTGCAAGGAAGCGATGCGCAACCGGCCGTAGAGATGTGCCGGGATGCGTTTAATCAGCTTGCTGCGAACGGACATGCGGCGCCCGATCAGATCAAACAATGCGCCGCGCTTACCCTGATGAAGATCAAAAGCCGAATTCGCGATGATGTCGATCGGCAAATTGGAAACGCTCTCACGGAATCGGCTTTAAAGGAGGTTCCGTTTTGCCGCACCTTCAACGAGTTGATGGCGATATTGGAAACTCGTCTGCGGGAGGTGCACGATTCGATCGGGCAGTCTCGAGCGGACAAAAGCGAAAGGGTCGTGTCCGCGTGTTTGCAATGGATACGGGAACATGCGAAGGAGGAGCTGACGCTTGAGCGGGCGGCCGAGCACTTTTTCTTTAATGCGTCCTACTTCAGCACGCTGATCAAAAGCCGGACGGGAAAGACGTTCTCCGAACATGTCACGGAGGCCAGAATGCGGAAGGCCAAGGAGCTGCTGGCCGCGAACAGGCTGAAAATATACGAAATCGCCGCCGAGTGCGGCTATCAGGATACGAAATATTTTTGCAGAGTGTTTAAAAAGCAATACGGCATGTCGCCGGAAGCCTATAAACACACTTCGTTGCCGCAAAGGAGCGGCGAGGCATGA
- a CDS encoding cache domain-containing sensor histidine kinase, with product MKMTFRSRLLASYIFLIAVPLIVLGTLFYRTGLRVVTEQAQKNVYEIVKKNNEIMDNKLRIIEQNSASMFVDKDLFRVFNSLKPDNNADLLAADRLVSDRLRGYFSQMDDVYAYQLWTSYFTFGQPLPQGDPTQSDIYRAAREAGGKMVWYPTYDFVKMFDQPYLTKGAFDFRYLFSATRVLDFSYLSNTTLEKLDANVERPVLTITFKADALNALYEKSIPDGSHYFVLDPNNRIVAGSENDTITHVYSDDWVRELQRDGSGTRRIKLDGINTIVCFDRSQVTGWLSVVLTPESTLAGSLVPFIRTSITLIAVIMGIVSLLFAYFISGRITNPIKKLLGAMRSVGEGDFQTQVAVSTNDEFGILLQRFNRMNDRIRLLVSENYEIKLKEQEAEIQALNMQMNPHFLYNTLNVMNWTAIENDQKELSKMLVCLSNMLHYTSRKEWGAVHLSEEIEWMKNYFYIMSVRFEDKFTVSYEIDSAVYPYKLPRLLFQPFVENAILHGFDQIEAGGRIRIRGWIEEGTRHFEIVDNGRGMSSDTVHAILYRESSSVGIKNTIARIRMTYGEAYGITIDSAPGAGTRVTVRLPL from the coding sequence ATGAAAATGACCTTCCGCTCACGGTTGTTGGCCAGCTATATATTCCTGATCGCCGTCCCGCTGATCGTGCTGGGGACGCTTTTCTATCGTACCGGCCTGCGTGTCGTTACGGAACAAGCGCAGAAAAACGTTTACGAGATCGTCAAGAAAAATAACGAAATTATGGACAACAAGCTGCGGATTATCGAGCAAAATAGCGCGTCCATGTTCGTAGACAAAGACTTGTTCCGGGTTTTTAACAGCTTGAAGCCGGACAACAATGCGGATCTGCTTGCCGCCGATCGTCTCGTGTCCGATCGGCTGCGCGGCTACTTCTCGCAGATGGACGACGTGTACGCCTATCAGCTGTGGACGTCCTATTTTACTTTCGGTCAGCCGCTGCCCCAGGGCGATCCGACGCAATCGGATATTTATCGTGCGGCACGGGAAGCGGGAGGCAAGATGGTCTGGTACCCGACCTACGACTTCGTAAAGATGTTCGACCAGCCGTACTTGACGAAGGGGGCTTTCGACTTTCGCTATCTGTTCTCCGCGACGCGGGTCCTTGATTTCTCCTATTTAAGCAACACGACACTGGAGAAGCTGGATGCGAACGTAGAGCGGCCCGTGCTCACGATCACCTTCAAAGCGGACGCATTAAACGCCCTGTACGAGAAAAGCATTCCCGACGGTTCCCATTATTTCGTTCTGGATCCGAACAATCGCATCGTCGCCGGCAGCGAGAATGACACAATCACGCATGTTTATTCGGACGATTGGGTGAGAGAGTTGCAGCGCGACGGCAGCGGTACGCGGAGAATCAAGCTCGACGGCATCAATACGATCGTCTGCTTCGATCGCTCGCAGGTTACCGGCTGGCTGTCCGTCGTCTTGACGCCCGAATCGACGCTCGCCGGCAGTCTGGTGCCGTTTATCCGTACCTCGATCACGCTGATCGCCGTCATCATGGGAATCGTCTCCCTTCTATTCGCTTATTTTATTTCGGGCCGAATTACGAATCCGATCAAGAAGCTGCTAGGCGCGATGCGGTCGGTGGGCGAAGGGGATTTTCAGACGCAGGTTGCGGTCAGCACGAACGACGAGTTCGGCATCTTGCTTCAGCGGTTTAATCGAATGAACGATCGAATTCGTTTGCTGGTATCGGAAAATTACGAGATCAAGCTAAAAGAACAGGAAGCCGAAATCCAGGCGCTGAACATGCAGATGAATCCTCATTTTCTATACAATACGTTAAACGTCATGAACTGGACGGCCATCGAGAACGATCAGAAGGAGCTTAGCAAAATGCTTGTCTGCTTGTCGAACATGCTGCACTATACTTCGCGGAAGGAGTGGGGAGCGGTTCATCTGTCCGAGGAAATCGAATGGATGAAAAACTACTTCTACATCATGTCCGTCCGGTTCGAGGACAAGTTCACGGTCAGTTACGAGATCGATTCGGCGGTGTACCCGTACAAGCTGCCGAGGCTGCTTTTTCAGCCGTTTGTCGAGAATGCGATATTGCACGGTTTCGACCAGATCGAAGCGGGCGGGCGCATTCGCATACGCGGCTGGATCGAGGAGGGCACGCGTCATTTTGAGATCGTGGATAACGGACGGGGGATGAGCAGCGATACGGTTCATGCCATCCTATATCGGGAATCGTCTTCGGTCGGCATCAAAAATACGATCGCCCGTATCCGAATGACTTACGGCGAAGCGTATGGAATCACCATCGACTCCGCCCCGGGCGCCGGAACGAGAGTGACCGTCAGACTTCCCCTATAA
- a CDS encoding ABC transporter substrate-binding protein: protein MSRQRKSLSVLLAFLIMLVTILSACSKSDSNAGNGSASSPAGTASGSSAPAGTASAAPTGEGLSNEPITLRMTVWGAPEEVAAYKVAIKKFEDKYPNITVKLQHIAADYDTKLTTMVAGNDVPDIAQMESASIAFPLAEQGKFYNLQDFLSSDTEINADRLVPNITYSLEPGNVIGLGPGPESFGLFYNEDIFKDAGLTPPPAKASEAWTWDEFIEVAKKLTIDNKGRNALDPAFDPKNIKQFGVNFPTWWGGYSNFIFSNGGDFISEDGKSFALNQPAAVDALQKIADLINVHHVAPSPVQAKNIPAPNIALQTKKVAMAIDGQWVSAGLAQSKFNFNVGVLPIMQKPMTTVVSGMFSMFKSTKHPKEAWELLKALMDPDSSIDLITAGTWMPSYRDWYTDPALLAKWTENLDSRPSGYKDAIVDVLLNDSHQTPTGYVKNFNKIMDIVNPALDKVWLGQQSAQEAMDAIAAKAQAQVKGRRDVKE from the coding sequence ATGTCTCGACAAAGGAAATCCTTATCCGTTCTGCTTGCGTTCCTGATCATGCTCGTTACGATACTGTCGGCGTGCTCGAAGTCCGACTCGAACGCCGGAAACGGCAGCGCCTCCTCCCCTGCCGGCACGGCTTCCGGCAGCTCGGCTCCGGCCGGCACGGCCAGTGCGGCTCCAACAGGCGAAGGATTGTCTAACGAACCGATCACGCTTCGGATGACAGTATGGGGAGCGCCGGAGGAAGTCGCTGCCTATAAGGTGGCCATCAAGAAGTTCGAGGACAAATATCCGAACATCACCGTTAAGCTTCAGCATATTGCCGCCGACTATGACACCAAGCTGACGACGATGGTGGCAGGCAACGACGTGCCGGATATCGCGCAGATGGAATCCGCCAGCATTGCTTTCCCGCTTGCGGAGCAGGGTAAATTTTACAATCTCCAGGATTTTCTCTCTTCGGACACGGAGATCAATGCGGACAGACTGGTTCCGAACATTACGTATTCGCTCGAGCCGGGCAATGTGATCGGTCTGGGACCGGGCCCCGAGTCGTTCGGCTTGTTTTATAACGAAGATATTTTCAAAGATGCCGGCCTGACGCCTCCGCCTGCCAAAGCGTCGGAAGCATGGACATGGGATGAATTCATCGAAGTCGCCAAGAAGCTGACGATCGACAACAAAGGCAGGAATGCGCTTGATCCGGCCTTCGATCCAAAAAATATCAAGCAATTCGGCGTGAACTTTCCGACGTGGTGGGGAGGCTACAGCAACTTTATTTTCTCCAACGGCGGGGACTTCATCTCCGAAGACGGGAAATCGTTCGCGCTGAATCAGCCGGCAGCGGTGGATGCCCTTCAGAAAATCGCGGATTTGATCAACGTTCACCATGTCGCGCCTTCTCCGGTTCAAGCGAAAAACATTCCGGCCCCGAACATCGCGCTTCAGACCAAAAAAGTGGCGATGGCCATCGACGGACAATGGGTCAGCGCGGGATTGGCGCAATCGAAGTTCAATTTTAACGTCGGCGTATTGCCGATCATGCAAAAACCGATGACGACCGTCGTAAGCGGGATGTTCTCGATGTTCAAATCGACCAAACATCCGAAAGAGGCTTGGGAGCTGCTGAAGGCGCTGATGGACCCGGATTCGTCGATCGACCTCATTACGGCCGGCACGTGGATGCCCTCTTATCGGGACTGGTATACGGATCCGGCATTGCTCGCCAAATGGACGGAAAACCTCGATTCCCGGCCATCGGGATATAAAGACGCGATCGTTGACGTTCTGTTGAACGACAGTCACCAGACGCCGACGGGCTATGTGAAAAACTTCAACAAAATTATGGACATCGTAAATCCCGCTTTGGATAAAGTGTGGCTCGGCCAACAGTCCGCGCAAGAAGCGATGGATGCCATCGCGGCCAAGGCGCAAGCGCAGGTGAAGGGCCGCCGCGATGTGAAGGAATAA
- a CDS encoding carbohydrate ABC transporter permease, which yields MRKGLFYGLLFTSPAILGFIIFTLGPMIASLVLSLTDYNVFKAQTAFVGIDNYTKLFSGEDELFYKSLGVTFYFVVLRVPAVIIVSFVIALLLNLNVKGRSIFRTIIYLPSIVPAVASAMIWMWLLNPDLGLINTILGWLHLPTGNWLYSEGSVIPSVVITTLWGIGGTVIIFLAGLSGIPKQYYESIDVDGGGWYSKLRHITIPMVTPTIFFNTIMTIIGSFQVFNEAYILTQGGPNNKSLFYVFYLWRTGFRDTEMGYASALAWVLFVIILIFTFFVFKTSKSWVHYEGGERA from the coding sequence ATGAGAAAAGGGCTATTTTACGGATTGTTGTTCACTTCGCCCGCCATACTCGGGTTTATCATTTTCACATTGGGTCCCATGATCGCCAGCTTGGTGCTGAGCCTGACGGATTATAACGTATTCAAAGCGCAAACCGCATTCGTCGGAATCGATAATTATACGAAGCTGTTCTCGGGTGAAGACGAACTGTTCTATAAATCGCTTGGCGTTACTTTTTACTTCGTCGTTTTACGGGTGCCTGCCGTTATTATCGTTTCATTCGTCATTGCCCTGCTGCTTAACTTGAACGTCAAGGGAAGATCCATCTTCCGCACGATCATCTACCTGCCCAGCATCGTGCCGGCGGTCGCGTCGGCGATGATCTGGATGTGGCTGCTCAATCCCGATCTGGGCCTGATCAACACCATTCTCGGTTGGCTGCATTTGCCGACGGGCAATTGGTTGTATTCGGAGGGCAGCGTCATCCCTTCCGTCGTCATCACTACGCTGTGGGGGATCGGCGGGACGGTCATCATCTTCCTCGCGGGGCTGTCGGGCATTCCCAAGCAGTATTACGAATCGATCGACGTGGATGGAGGCGGGTGGTACAGCAAGCTGCGCCACATTACGATTCCGATGGTCACGCCGACGATTTTCTTCAATACGATTATGACGATCATCGGATCTTTCCAGGTGTTTAACGAGGCTTATATATTAACGCAGGGCGGACCGAACAATAAGAGCTTGTTTTATGTATTTTATCTCTGGCGAACCGGCTTCCGGGATACCGAGATGGGATACGCGTCCGCGCTGGCATGGGTGCTGTTCGTCATCATCCTCATTTTCACCTTTTTTGTATTTAAAACCTCGAAGTCCTGGGTGCATTACGAAGGAGGGGAGCGTGCGTGA
- a CDS encoding carbohydrate ABC transporter permease: MFIVPFLWLLRSSLMNLSQIFTMPPEWIPKPFQWDNFHRALTVLPFGTFFTNTLIIVAGVLIGTVLTSSIAAFGFSRIQWKGRDAAFGILMSSMMLPAAVTLIPSFLGWKMLGFYDTFYPLIVPAYFGGGIFNIFLLRQFYLTIPRDFDEAAFVDGATYFQIYRSIILPLSRSAIIVVALFSFLGSWNDFMGPLIYLKSDSLFTLALGLQMFQGSYSAQWDLLMAASAAVVLPCVIVFLVGQRYFLEGITLTGLKG, from the coding sequence ATGTTTATCGTTCCGTTCCTTTGGCTGCTGCGAAGCTCGCTCATGAACCTGTCGCAAATCTTCACCATGCCGCCGGAGTGGATTCCAAAACCGTTCCAATGGGACAATTTTCATCGCGCGCTAACGGTTCTGCCGTTCGGCACCTTCTTCACCAATACGCTGATCATCGTGGCCGGCGTGCTGATCGGCACTGTACTGACGAGCAGCATCGCAGCGTTCGGGTTCTCGCGCATTCAATGGAAGGGGAGGGACGCCGCATTCGGCATTCTGATGTCCAGCATGATGCTGCCGGCGGCCGTCACCTTAATTCCCAGCTTTCTCGGCTGGAAAATGCTCGGCTTCTACGACACATTTTACCCGTTGATCGTGCCGGCCTATTTCGGCGGGGGCATCTTCAATATTTTTCTGCTGCGTCAATTTTATTTAACGATTCCGCGGGATTTCGACGAAGCGGCCTTCGTGGACGGCGCGACTTATTTTCAAATCTACAGAAGCATCATTTTGCCGCTCAGCCGCTCGGCCATTATCGTAGTCGCCTTGTTCAGCTTCCTGGGCTCGTGGAACGACTTCATGGGACCGCTCATTTATTTGAAAAGCGACAGCCTGTTTACCCTTGCGCTCGGCCTGCAAATGTTCCAAGGCTCCTATTCCGCGCAATGGGATTTGCTTATGGCTGCTTCGGCGGCCGTCGTGCTCCCCTGCGTCATCGTATTTTTAGTCGGGCAGCGCTACTTCCTTGAAGGGATTACGCTGACCGGCCTCAAAGGATGA
- a CDS encoding glycoside hydrolase family 127 protein: MIPTEAPLLNWQGVPFTKVTIIDRFWRPRLEVLSKVTIKACLEQCEKTGRISNFAKAAGLMDGEFEGIYFNDSDVYKVLEGAAYLLMSDRDPELEAEIDRIIELIAAAQEPDGYLCTYFTLVAPESKWTDMEKHEMYNGGHLIEAAIAYFEATGKRQLLDVACRMVDHYDRVFGPGKRHWVEGHEEIELALVKLYRVTQEERYWRLALWLLEERGHGHGKGEIWDNEEWGPAYCQDDVPVRDIEQVTGHAVRAMYLYTAMADVVHASGDPTYVDALHRVWAHTVERNMYVTGGIGPSQHNEGFTHDYDLPNESAYCETCAAIAMAFWNHRMNLLFGDAKYADVVEREMYNGALAGISLSGDKFFYVNPLASQGAHHRVEWFGTSCCPTNLARYLPSIGQYTYARTDDGLAVNQFMNSEAEFETGSGLAVKLKQTTNYPWDGRIELAVHPEREENFVIRLRVPDWCRGYKLKVGGESLFGAGALTDRGYLIVDRKWSQGDVIVLELDMPVEVVRAREEVEADRGRLAIQRGPIVYCAEQADNPDLTYDAFTLSAREPLNIHYRPDLLGGVTVLTGRAEEGQPCRLIPYYAWDNREEGFMQVWIREADERRLYLY, translated from the coding sequence ATGATACCGACAGAAGCACCGCTTTTGAATTGGCAGGGCGTTCCTTTTACGAAGGTGACGATCATTGATCGTTTCTGGCGTCCGCGTCTTGAAGTGCTGAGCAAGGTCACGATCAAAGCCTGCCTGGAGCAATGCGAAAAAACCGGGCGAATCTCGAACTTCGCCAAGGCTGCCGGTCTTATGGACGGCGAGTTCGAAGGCATCTATTTTAACGACTCCGACGTGTACAAAGTGCTGGAGGGCGCAGCCTATCTGCTGATGTCGGATCGGGATCCGGAGCTGGAAGCGGAGATCGACCGGATCATCGAGCTTATCGCCGCCGCGCAGGAACCGGATGGCTATTTGTGCACCTACTTTACGTTAGTTGCGCCGGAGAGCAAATGGACGGATATGGAAAAGCACGAAATGTATAATGGCGGGCATTTAATCGAAGCGGCGATCGCGTATTTCGAAGCGACGGGCAAACGCCAGCTTCTCGACGTCGCCTGCAGAATGGTTGACCATTATGATCGCGTATTCGGTCCCGGTAAGCGTCATTGGGTGGAAGGACATGAAGAAATCGAACTGGCGCTCGTGAAGCTGTATCGCGTCACACAGGAGGAGCGATATTGGCGGCTCGCGCTTTGGCTGCTGGAGGAACGCGGTCACGGTCACGGTAAAGGCGAGATATGGGATAATGAAGAATGGGGGCCGGCCTACTGCCAGGACGACGTCCCGGTTCGAGACATCGAGCAGGTGACCGGGCACGCCGTCCGCGCCATGTATCTCTACACGGCGATGGCGGACGTCGTTCACGCTTCGGGCGATCCGACCTACGTGGATGCCTTGCATCGCGTATGGGCGCATACGGTGGAGCGCAACATGTACGTGACCGGCGGGATCGGACCTTCCCAACACAATGAAGGCTTTACCCACGATTACGATCTTCCGAACGAGTCGGCCTACTGCGAGACTTGCGCCGCCATCGCGATGGCGTTCTGGAATCATCGGATGAACCTGCTGTTCGGCGACGCCAAATATGCCGACGTGGTGGAGCGTGAGATGTACAATGGCGCTTTGGCCGGCATCTCGCTCTCGGGCGACAAGTTTTTTTACGTCAATCCGCTGGCGTCGCAGGGCGCCCACCACCGCGTTGAATGGTTCGGCACGTCCTGCTGCCCGACGAATTTGGCCAGATATCTGCCTTCCATCGGCCAGTATACCTATGCAAGGACCGACGACGGGCTCGCCGTCAATCAGTTCATGAACAGCGAAGCGGAATTCGAGACGGGTAGCGGGCTAGCCGTGAAGCTGAAGCAAACGACGAACTATCCGTGGGACGGCAGGATCGAGCTTGCGGTTCATCCTGAACGAGAAGAGAACTTTGTCATTCGATTGCGCGTGCCGGATTGGTGCAGAGGCTACAAGCTAAAGGTCGGCGGCGAGAGCCTCTTCGGAGCCGGGGCGTTGACCGACCGCGGCTATCTGATCGTCGATCGCAAATGGTCGCAGGGAGACGTCATCGTACTGGAACTCGATATGCCCGTAGAGGTCGTTCGCGCAAGGGAGGAGGTCGAAGCCGATCGCGGTCGCCTTGCCATTCAGCGCGGTCCCATCGTGTATTGCGCAGAGCAAGCCGACAATCCGGATTTGACCTACGATGCCTTTACCCTTTCTGCCCGTGAGCCGCTGAATATCCATTACCGGCCGGACCTGCTTGGCGGCGTAACCGTATTGACGGGCCGAGCGGAGGAGGGACAGCCGTGTCGGTTGATTCCTTATTATGCGTGGGATAACCGCGAAGAAGGCTTTATGCAGGTGTGGATTCGAGAGGCGGACGAAAGGCGACTCTATCTCTATTAA